In Comamonas sp. lk, the following proteins share a genomic window:
- a CDS encoding hemerythrin domain-containing protein → MSMSALTIQMPIESSPPLWSEALLLGLAAVDDEHERLAWLIERMQRASASDMAQTLEAVLTHATSHFEAENELMLATQFPPRDCHIREHDAVLSTLRGVLRRMDCTGEVSVAYRLADELAAWFPAHVQHLDSALSHWLCKLQHGAKPIVLRKGRQSETALAT, encoded by the coding sequence ATGTCGATGTCTGCTTTGACTATTCAGATGCCTATTGAGTCATCACCGCCGCTCTGGTCAGAGGCGCTATTGCTAGGACTCGCGGCAGTCGATGATGAGCACGAGCGGCTCGCTTGGCTAATCGAACGCATGCAGCGTGCCAGCGCTTCCGATATGGCGCAAACGCTTGAAGCAGTGCTTACGCATGCGACATCGCACTTTGAGGCTGAGAATGAGTTGATGCTCGCTACGCAATTTCCTCCACGCGACTGTCACATTCGTGAGCACGATGCCGTGCTTTCAACGCTTCGAGGTGTGCTCCGGCGTATGGATTGCACCGGCGAAGTCAGCGTTGCATATCGGTTGGCGGACGAGTTGGCTGCTTGGTTTCCAGCCCATGTTCAGCACCTCGACTCGGCCCTTTCTCATTGGCTTTGCAAGCTGCAGCACGGCGCTAAACCGATAGTGCTGCGCAAGGGGCGCCAATCTGAGACTGCCTTGGCGACCTAG
- a CDS encoding FAD-dependent oxidoreductase: MDVVIIGAGQAGAWVARSLREGGHEGGILLLGREPHAPYERPPLSKGVLSGAQEHPPVLLTAQQCEALRVDFRPGVEAVGIDRAGHLVRCADGSLVHYDKLVLATGGRPRQLSCPGADLPSVHALRTIEDSRAIARHLVPGNRLLVIGGGWIGLEIAATARKKQVNVMLLEAGPRLCARSLPPRFSEFLLEKHRQEGVEVRLSTTITSFSVGLQRALAVQLPGESQEFDAVVVGIGLVLDTSLAEACGLEVRDGIVVDQSGRTSDPDIYAAGDVANQPNSWAGCRLRFESWANAQNQAIAVGKAIAGGNGAYDEIPWFWSDQYNLNLQVLGTPSNDLEGTLRGSAEEGAFSMFQISDGRLRSVISVNAPRDIKVAKRWLKQGACPSADMLADRSVRLDKL; encoded by the coding sequence ATGGATGTCGTCATCATAGGAGCCGGCCAGGCCGGCGCTTGGGTTGCCCGGTCGCTGCGCGAGGGAGGGCATGAGGGAGGGATCCTCCTTCTGGGCCGCGAGCCGCATGCGCCGTACGAGCGCCCCCCGCTGTCCAAGGGGGTACTCAGCGGAGCGCAGGAGCACCCTCCCGTGCTTCTCACCGCACAGCAGTGCGAGGCGCTGCGCGTGGACTTCCGGCCTGGCGTCGAGGCCGTCGGCATCGACCGCGCCGGCCACCTGGTCCGGTGCGCGGATGGCTCGCTGGTCCACTACGACAAGCTCGTGCTGGCCACCGGCGGGCGCCCTCGGCAGCTGTCGTGTCCCGGCGCGGACCTGCCCAGCGTCCATGCCCTGCGCACGATCGAGGATTCCCGGGCCATCGCCAGGCACCTGGTTCCCGGCAACCGGCTGCTGGTCATCGGGGGCGGATGGATCGGGCTGGAGATCGCGGCAACGGCGAGGAAGAAGCAGGTCAACGTTATGCTGCTGGAGGCCGGGCCGCGCCTGTGCGCGCGGTCGCTTCCCCCCCGATTCTCGGAGTTCCTGCTCGAAAAGCACCGCCAGGAGGGCGTCGAGGTCCGCCTGTCGACAACAATCACATCGTTTTCTGTGGGACTCCAGCGCGCTCTGGCCGTGCAACTGCCCGGCGAGTCGCAGGAGTTCGATGCGGTCGTGGTCGGGATCGGGCTGGTCCTGGACACCAGCTTGGCCGAAGCCTGTGGGCTCGAGGTCCGGGACGGCATTGTCGTAGACCAGTCCGGTCGGACCTCCGACCCCGACATCTATGCGGCCGGCGACGTGGCGAATCAGCCCAATTCCTGGGCGGGCTGCCGTCTGCGCTTCGAGTCGTGGGCCAACGCCCAGAACCAGGCGATCGCCGTGGGCAAGGCGATCGCCGGCGGGAACGGGGCATATGACGAGATCCCGTGGTTCTGGTCCGACCAGTACAACCTGAATTTGCAGGTCCTCGGCACTCCGTCCAACGACCTGGAGGGCACCCTGCGCGGGTCTGCAGAGGAGGGCGCGTTCTCCATGTTCCAGATCTCGGATGGCCGACTGCGCAGCGTGATCTCGGTGAATGCACCGCGGGACATCAAGGTGGCCAAGCGTTGGCTCAAGCAGGGCGCGTGCCCGTCGGCAGATATGCTCGCCGACCGCTCGGTGCGCCTCGATAAGCTCTGA
- a CDS encoding non-heme iron oxygenase ferredoxin subunit — protein MEDEWIKVGNVSDIDEDDTHSVEFDGKRVCLYNLGGDIFATDGTCTHGDADLSLGMVVDSCLIECPLHEGTFDIRSGRAVGAPCTVPLHCYPVKVEQGVIFLRPVH, from the coding sequence ATGGAAGATGAATGGATCAAGGTCGGCAACGTCTCCGATATCGACGAAGACGACACGCATTCGGTGGAGTTCGACGGCAAGCGAGTGTGCCTTTACAACCTCGGCGGGGACATCTTCGCCACGGACGGCACGTGCACGCACGGAGACGCGGACCTGTCGCTGGGCATGGTGGTTGACTCCTGTCTCATCGAGTGTCCGCTGCACGAGGGTACGTTCGACATCAGGAGTGGCCGTGCGGTGGGCGCCCCATGCACCGTGCCGCTGCACTGCTATCCGGTCAAGGTCGAGCAGGGGGTGATCTTCCTGCGGCCGGTCCACTGA
- a CDS encoding aromatic ring-hydroxylating dioxygenase subunit alpha — translation MQVAEQQLLDLRPKFKETRKKLLSARHLPGEVYSSPEIYDMEKQQIFMKYWLSVGRVEEIPNVGDYYTFQVMKESIVVSRPAPDQVVAYMNQCLHRGVEIAVGRGNAKEFSCPYHAWLYDVSGKLVVAPGMKASEVELKNCSLRQLHVKVWRGWIFVNFSDEPMSFEDYIAPFEQPLWWFQTDHCRLAQKVEIDVKCNWKFLVENLIDIYHVGVIHKGTFGGFVKGEQVRFNLLGNGGWHTQYEARPHSTSGDQVFPTLPWAQDKPSGIACKAGIYPNLNLSMRADSVRMWHIWPISPTETRVICYLLFPEGAFSIPNYDEEMEKYVGFVRQIIAEDAVMVEGMQNSAGSEFFKPGPMSPLEEALYHMENHYIDVMTSEAA, via the coding sequence ATGCAAGTAGCCGAACAACAGCTCCTGGACCTGCGCCCCAAGTTCAAGGAAACTCGCAAGAAATTGCTCAGTGCACGTCACCTGCCGGGCGAGGTGTACAGCTCGCCCGAGATCTACGACATGGAAAAGCAGCAGATCTTTATGAAGTACTGGCTTTCTGTGGGGCGCGTCGAAGAGATCCCCAATGTTGGCGACTACTACACCTTCCAGGTGATGAAGGAATCGATCGTTGTGTCCCGTCCGGCGCCCGATCAGGTCGTGGCCTACATGAACCAGTGCCTGCACCGGGGCGTGGAGATCGCCGTCGGCCGCGGCAATGCGAAGGAATTCAGCTGCCCCTACCACGCGTGGCTGTATGACGTGAGCGGCAAGCTGGTTGTCGCACCCGGCATGAAGGCCTCGGAGGTTGAACTGAAGAACTGCAGCCTGCGGCAGTTGCACGTCAAGGTCTGGCGCGGCTGGATTTTCGTGAACTTCAGCGATGAGCCGATGTCCTTCGAGGACTACATCGCACCGTTCGAGCAGCCGCTGTGGTGGTTCCAGACCGACCATTGCAGGCTTGCCCAGAAGGTCGAGATCGACGTCAAGTGCAATTGGAAATTCCTGGTCGAGAACTTGATCGACATCTACCACGTCGGCGTCATCCACAAGGGAACCTTCGGCGGCTTCGTCAAGGGCGAGCAGGTGCGCTTCAATCTCCTGGGAAACGGCGGATGGCATACCCAGTACGAGGCCCGGCCCCACTCGACGTCCGGTGATCAGGTCTTCCCGACCCTGCCCTGGGCGCAGGACAAGCCCAGTGGCATTGCCTGCAAGGCGGGTATCTATCCCAACCTGAACCTGTCGATGCGCGCCGACAGCGTTCGCATGTGGCACATCTGGCCGATCTCCCCCACCGAGACCCGGGTCATCTGCTACCTGCTGTTCCCCGAAGGCGCCTTCTCGATCCCGAACTACGACGAGGAGATGGAGAAATATGTCGGCTTCGTGCGCCAAATCATCGCCGAGGATGCCGTGATGGTGGAGGGCATGCAGAACAGCGCAGGTTCGGAGTTCTTCAAGCCCGGTCCGATGTCTCCGCTGGAGGAGGCTCTGTACCACATGGAGAATCACTACATCGACGTGATGACGTCCGAGGCGGCGTAA
- a CDS encoding citrate synthase has product MPLNNPSESARPQRQINDVDYVGSAEAMSILGVRRETLYTYVSRGLIKTMQRPGVKAKLYRKADVEKLRSRAVARSGGPQVAHSLRYGEPIAQTWISEITAHGPRYRGVLARDLVRDGRSFEFASELIWTGLPRTRDIAWPPLQDTRQAESLVNLALHSAEHVTPLKLLSMLTTSLSAFERAEDDMQTAGFAACRRLLQTLAGTAGVFGPRAQFSAPRDGEFMAQCVARGLGLGDRPDAVRAIDAALVMSAEHELSAPTFATRICASTGADLHACVAAAMLTQSGSMQVGGAVEVEALIDALPFGLEPEDALPLAAASGFKSNELPCFGHPLYDGEDPRSAVLLDFIGRLDTHGPDTPRVQALVAGARQAGQHPNVFAALVILCKAIGLPNGSGAMLHTLARTSGWIAHAMEQRLTGAMLRPRAKYMGQHHPR; this is encoded by the coding sequence ATGCCCTTGAATAATCCCTCTGAGAGCGCACGTCCTCAGCGCCAGATCAACGACGTCGACTACGTCGGCAGCGCCGAAGCCATGTCGATCCTGGGCGTGCGGCGCGAAACGCTGTACACCTACGTCAGCCGCGGACTCATCAAGACGATGCAGCGCCCGGGCGTGAAGGCCAAGCTATACCGCAAGGCCGATGTCGAAAAACTCAGGAGCCGGGCCGTTGCCCGCTCGGGCGGGCCCCAGGTCGCACACTCCCTTCGCTATGGCGAGCCGATCGCGCAGACATGGATCAGCGAGATCACCGCCCACGGCCCGCGCTACCGGGGGGTGCTCGCGCGCGACCTGGTGCGCGACGGCCGGTCGTTCGAATTCGCCAGCGAGCTCATCTGGACGGGACTGCCGCGCACACGGGACATCGCATGGCCCCCCCTGCAGGACACCCGCCAAGCGGAATCCCTGGTCAATCTGGCCTTGCATTCGGCAGAGCACGTCACGCCGCTCAAGCTCCTGTCGATGCTGACGACCTCGCTGTCGGCATTCGAGCGGGCCGAGGACGACATGCAGACGGCCGGCTTCGCAGCCTGCCGGAGGCTGTTGCAGACGCTGGCCGGCACCGCGGGCGTCTTCGGTCCCAGGGCTCAGTTTTCAGCGCCCCGAGACGGAGAGTTCATGGCGCAGTGCGTAGCCCGCGGGCTGGGCCTGGGCGACAGGCCCGATGCTGTGCGGGCCATCGATGCAGCGCTTGTGATGTCCGCCGAGCACGAACTGTCGGCCCCGACGTTCGCCACGCGGATCTGCGCCTCGACGGGAGCGGATCTGCATGCCTGCGTCGCGGCCGCGATGCTGACCCAGTCGGGGTCGATGCAGGTCGGGGGGGCCGTCGAGGTGGAGGCGCTCATCGATGCCCTGCCCTTCGGACTGGAACCGGAAGACGCCCTGCCGCTGGCGGCGGCCTCGGGCTTCAAGAGCAACGAACTGCCCTGCTTCGGACACCCTCTGTACGACGGCGAGGATCCGCGCTCGGCAGTGCTCCTCGACTTCATCGGACGCCTGGACACGCATGGACCGGACACGCCGAGGGTACAGGCACTGGTGGCCGGTGCACGGCAGGCAGGGCAGCATCCGAACGTGTTCGCCGCCCTCGTGATCCTGTGCAAGGCGATCGGTCTACCCAACGGAAGTGGCGCGATGCTCCACACCTTGGCGCGCACCAGCGGCTGGATCGCCCATGCGATGGAGCAGCGCCTGACCGGGGCCATGCTGCGCCCGAGGGCCAAATACATGGGTCAACACCACCCTCGGTGA
- a CDS encoding DUF2798 domain-containing protein — translation MKNETPSPTCQSRTVFGFAKLPATYAALVMPLLLSVLMTFIVSAVTTLRSIGLTPGFFYIWLSAWALSWMIAFPTLLFALPLVRRATAALVMRE, via the coding sequence ATGAAGAACGAAACTCCTTCTCCAACATGCCAATCCCGCACGGTCTTTGGCTTCGCCAAACTCCCCGCCACTTACGCGGCCTTGGTGATGCCGCTGCTGCTGTCGGTCTTGATGACGTTTATCGTGTCGGCCGTCACGACGCTGCGCAGCATCGGCCTGACTCCTGGCTTTTTCTACATCTGGCTGAGCGCATGGGCGCTGTCGTGGATGATTGCCTTTCCGACCCTGCTCTTTGCATTGCCCCTGGTCCGCAGGGCCACGGCAGCGCTGGTGATGCGGGAGTGA
- a CDS encoding IS5 family transposase (programmed frameshift) — MAVMRYVLRDGQWTRMSPLCLGKVGDRGRSGSNNRLFLEAVLWITRTGSPWRDLPPEFGKWSTVLKRFRDWVKADVFQKLFDAVSDQPHMEYVMLDATMVRVHRHGNGAKEGLRAKAIGRSRGGLTTKILALTDTLGNLIRFVLRPGQRHDLQGVEQLLEGIDLLALLADKAFDADWLEQRLLAQGFQVVIAHKSNRRAPLQIDIEVYKWRHLIENFFCKLKEFKRIAMRCDKTDSSFAAVITLVSAVINSR; from the exons ATCGCGGTGATGCGATATGTTTTGAGAGATGGACAATGGACTCGTATGAGTCCATTGTGTTTGGGGAAGGTTGGAGACCGAGGACGCAGTGGCTCCAACAATCGACTCTTCTTGGAAGCAGTGCTTTGGATTACACGAACAGGTAGCCCTTGGCGAGATTTGCCACCCGAGTTTGGTAAGTGGAGCACCGTCTTGAAGCGGTTTCGCGACTGGGTCAAAGCTGATGTTTTTCAAAAGCTGTTTGATGCAGTCAGCGATCAACCGCACATGGAATACGTGATGTTGGATGCAACGATGGTGCGAGTGCACCGGCATGGTAATGGTGCAAAAGAGGGTCTGCGGGCTA AGGCCATAGGTCGCAGTCGAGGTGGTTTGACCACCAAGATCTTGGCGCTGACAGATACCCTTGGGAACTTGATCCGATTTGTTTTGCGGCCAGGCCAACGACATGATCTTCAAGGTGTAGAGCAACTGCTTGAAGGCATAGATCTGCTGGCATTGCTGGCCGATAAAGCATTTGACGCAGACTGGCTGGAGCAACGCTTGCTGGCACAGGGCTTCCAAGTGGTGATTGCACATAAGTCCAATCGGCGAGCGCCCTTGCAGATTGATATAGAGGTCTACAAGTGGCGGCACCTGATCGAGAACTTCTTTTGCAAGCTCAAGGAGTTCAAACGTATTGCAATGCGCTGCGACAAGACAGACAGCAGCTTCGCTGCTGTCATCACGTTGGTATCGGCTGTGATCAATTCACGTTAA
- a CDS encoding LysR family transcriptional regulator: MNIKTFDLNLLRVFAAIYAERNVSRAAITAGLSQPAMSNALLRLRKACSDTLFVRTTGGMEPTALAEELIGPVRRALAILQQTLERPHGFDPRESERTFKILMSDAGEAIVLPRLISEVLREAPHVRIESLRRPNEEYLQLLQSGEADLAIGNLAFLKSGFYQQRLFGDPYCCLVRKRHPSIRSDFTLQQFLQAQHVAVATGHADDLVERALSKMRAKRKVILRVTHYHVAADVVERSNLVVTVPRNAARNVRGVQILPVPLKIPAADVRQFWHRRAHRDPANQWLRGVVAKLVFD; the protein is encoded by the coding sequence ATGAATATCAAAACCTTCGATCTGAACCTGCTGAGGGTCTTCGCCGCCATCTATGCGGAACGCAATGTGTCGCGGGCGGCGATCACTGCGGGCCTGTCGCAGCCGGCCATGAGCAATGCGCTGCTGCGCCTGCGTAAGGCCTGCTCCGATACGCTGTTCGTGCGGACGACGGGGGGGATGGAGCCGACGGCACTAGCCGAAGAACTCATCGGTCCGGTTCGCCGGGCGCTGGCGATCCTTCAGCAGACGCTGGAGAGACCGCACGGATTCGACCCGCGGGAGTCGGAACGGACGTTCAAAATCCTCATGTCCGACGCGGGGGAGGCCATTGTTCTGCCACGGCTGATATCGGAGGTGCTGCGAGAAGCGCCCCATGTGCGCATCGAGTCGCTGCGACGACCCAATGAAGAGTATTTGCAGCTGCTGCAGAGCGGCGAGGCGGACCTCGCGATCGGCAATCTTGCCTTTCTGAAGTCGGGCTTCTACCAGCAGCGCCTGTTTGGTGATCCCTATTGCTGCCTCGTGCGCAAGCGGCATCCGTCGATCCGTAGCGACTTCACGCTGCAACAGTTTCTGCAGGCCCAGCACGTGGCCGTGGCGACGGGCCATGCGGATGACTTGGTGGAGCGTGCCCTGTCAAAGATGCGTGCCAAGCGCAAGGTCATCCTGCGCGTGACCCACTACCATGTCGCGGCGGACGTCGTCGAGCGGTCCAACCTAGTGGTCACCGTGCCGCGCAACGCGGCGCGTAACGTCAGGGGTGTACAGATCCTTCCGGTTCCACTGAAGATTCCTGCAGCTGATGTGCGGCAGTTCTGGCATCGGCGCGCACACAGGGACCCGGCGAACCAATGGCTGCGTGGAGTGGTTGCGAAGCTCGTGTTCGACTAG
- a CDS encoding FAD-dependent oxidoreductase yields MGTEIKTPVLIVGGGPVGLSAAIELGWRGIESILVDEGDGTIEHPRTGLIAVRTMELFRRWGLSQRVRECGFPEDYDLSMFFCTSLNGLLLDQEKYPSMRDAPTPPETPEKKQRCPQLWLQPILTDAARSEPKTQLLFKHRFVSLLQDDQGVTAVVTNLNTGEPFTIRAQYLLGCDGATSQVREQVGIKMEGRLLSYSVNVLIRAPGLVDKHKLGPAERYLFVGPEGTWGNLTVVDGNEIWRLTVLGSEEKMDLKNFDPAAWVRRAIGRDDVEFEVDSAIPWRRSEMLADRYYQGRVVLVGDSAHTMSPTGGMGMNTGAQEVMDIGWKLEGLINGWGGPALLRSYELERRPIAKRNIDFSTQNFRAWRDTPSPAAVCDATPEGEKVRKDLGKRLRESTRVEWESLGLQIGHRYEGSPICVPDGTPPPPDEYSTYIPTTRPGSRAPHVWLSDGRSTLDLFGDGFVLMCLDRKLDADAHALANAFAAKRVPFRIEFIAQADVAAAYERPLVLVRPDGHVAWRGTRVELPGQVVDTVRGAA; encoded by the coding sequence ATGGGGACAGAGATCAAGACACCCGTGCTGATTGTGGGTGGAGGCCCGGTGGGCCTGTCGGCGGCAATCGAACTGGGGTGGCGGGGGATCGAGTCGATCCTTGTGGACGAAGGCGACGGGACAATCGAACACCCGCGCACCGGCCTCATCGCGGTGCGCACGATGGAGTTGTTCCGGCGCTGGGGGCTGTCGCAGCGCGTGCGCGAATGCGGCTTCCCGGAGGACTATGACCTCTCGATGTTCTTTTGCACGTCGCTCAATGGCCTGCTGCTCGACCAGGAAAAGTATCCGAGCATGCGCGACGCACCAACGCCGCCCGAGACACCCGAGAAGAAGCAGCGCTGCCCACAGTTGTGGCTGCAGCCCATCCTCACCGACGCGGCACGCTCCGAGCCAAAGACCCAATTGCTCTTCAAGCACCGCTTCGTTTCGCTGCTGCAGGACGACCAAGGCGTCACGGCGGTCGTCACCAACCTGAACACAGGCGAGCCCTTCACCATCCGCGCGCAGTATCTACTCGGCTGTGATGGCGCCACCAGCCAGGTGCGTGAACAGGTAGGCATTAAGATGGAAGGCAGACTGCTCAGCTACTCCGTGAACGTCCTGATCCGCGCGCCGGGCCTGGTCGACAAGCACAAGCTGGGCCCAGCCGAGCGCTACCTCTTTGTGGGCCCGGAGGGAACCTGGGGCAATCTGACCGTCGTCGACGGGAACGAGATCTGGCGCCTGACGGTGCTGGGCTCGGAAGAGAAGATGGATCTGAAGAACTTCGATCCCGCAGCCTGGGTTCGGCGCGCGATCGGCCGCGACGACGTGGAGTTCGAGGTGGACTCCGCCATCCCGTGGCGGCGCAGCGAAATGCTCGCAGATCGCTACTATCAGGGCCGTGTCGTGCTCGTGGGAGACTCCGCCCACACCATGTCGCCGACCGGTGGCATGGGCATGAACACCGGAGCGCAGGAGGTGATGGACATCGGCTGGAAGCTCGAGGGCCTCATCAACGGCTGGGGCGGCCCTGCCCTGCTGCGCAGCTACGAGTTGGAACGCCGGCCGATCGCGAAGCGCAACATCGACTTCTCCACGCAGAACTTCAGGGCATGGCGGGACACGCCCAGCCCGGCGGCCGTCTGCGACGCGACCCCCGAGGGCGAGAAGGTTCGCAAGGACCTCGGCAAGCGCCTGCGCGAATCGACACGCGTGGAATGGGAGTCGCTAGGCCTGCAGATTGGCCATCGCTACGAGGGCTCGCCGATCTGCGTTCCTGATGGCACACCACCGCCCCCGGACGAATACTCGACGTATATCCCGACGACACGCCCCGGGTCTCGCGCACCGCATGTCTGGCTAAGCGATGGCCGATCGACGCTCGACCTGTTCGGCGATGGGTTCGTGCTCATGTGCCTCGACCGCAAGCTGGATGCGGATGCGCACGCGCTTGCCAATGCCTTCGCCGCCAAGAGAGTTCCCTTCCGGATCGAGTTCATCGCTCAGGCCGACGTGGCGGCGGCATACGAGCGCCCCCTGGTCCTGGTTCGGCCCGACGGGCATGTCGCATGGCGTGGCACCCGCGTGGAACTCCCGGGCCAGGTGGTAGACACGGTCCGAGGCGCCGCATAG
- a CDS encoding tripartite tricarboxylate transporter substrate binding protein: MKTKLPSSAFKAVATALLGSCIALGAHANGYPSKPITLVVPFPPGGSNDALARTVGQKLSEYWKQPVLVDNRPGAGGNIGTKHVAKAVPDGYTLLVVANNFVTNPFLYPDGRAGYDPVKEFVPVTQLGRVPFVLVVNPGVAAKSTQELIALAKAQPGKLSYGSAGIGTPHHLTGELFKSLAGIDMVHVPYRGAQPVVTDLIGGQIQVLFGVANSVLPHIKTGALRPLAVTGEQPLFYLPNVPTVASAGFKGFRSEVWIALVAPAGTPADVVAKIEEAAGRALRDPSVKATLEAQGLEPAPSTPTALKALMQEDTARWSKVIKDTGARAE; this comes from the coding sequence ATGAAGACTAAACTGCCTAGCAGCGCGTTCAAGGCGGTGGCAACTGCCCTCCTGGGCTCATGCATCGCACTAGGCGCGCACGCCAACGGCTATCCGAGCAAACCCATCACGCTTGTCGTCCCCTTCCCCCCCGGGGGAAGCAACGACGCCCTGGCACGCACGGTAGGCCAGAAGCTCAGCGAGTACTGGAAGCAGCCCGTTCTCGTGGACAACCGGCCCGGTGCTGGCGGCAACATAGGCACCAAGCACGTGGCGAAGGCCGTACCCGACGGCTACACCCTGCTTGTCGTCGCCAACAATTTTGTCACCAACCCGTTCCTCTATCCAGACGGGCGCGCAGGCTACGACCCGGTCAAGGAATTCGTCCCCGTCACCCAGCTGGGCCGTGTACCGTTCGTACTGGTCGTCAATCCAGGCGTTGCCGCCAAATCCACCCAGGAACTGATCGCCCTGGCCAAGGCCCAGCCCGGCAAGCTGTCCTATGGCTCCGCCGGCATCGGCACCCCGCACCATCTGACGGGCGAGCTCTTCAAGAGCCTGGCCGGCATCGACATGGTGCACGTGCCGTACCGCGGCGCCCAGCCCGTGGTCACCGACCTCATCGGGGGTCAGATCCAGGTCCTCTTCGGCGTCGCGAATTCGGTGCTGCCCCACATCAAGACCGGTGCCTTGCGGCCGCTCGCGGTGACGGGCGAGCAGCCCCTGTTCTATCTTCCGAACGTCCCGACTGTCGCCAGCGCCGGCTTCAAGGGCTTTCGAAGCGAGGTCTGGATAGCTCTGGTCGCACCGGCGGGCACGCCCGCCGACGTAGTGGCCAAGATCGAGGAAGCGGCGGGCCGGGCTCTGCGCGATCCTTCCGTCAAGGCGACGCTGGAAGCCCAAGGGCTAGAACCAGCCCCCTCGACCCCGACGGCCCTCAAGGCCTTGATGCAGGAAGACACGGCACGCTGGTCCAAGGTCATCAAGGATACCGGCGCAAGAGCCGAGTGA
- a CDS encoding DUF3987 domain-containing protein, which yields MSVLKEGQLLYPTESLPPMMRDFVYCVMHATQANDALVGPVAVSVASAAVQGVADVLTPFGTDMPTSLFTGVVALSGDRKSTVLKLACRGMEEFERGMEGYPDPEMSFRDWGAHPFLLEEATEKGVVDVYAKGAKSLFYALDEGSILTRNLVVPSLCKRYDGADIRDLNRTRGFTYVADTRGALCMLVQDLTFSRMMKGDKGAYLIESGLLPRMLMSFASMPLSVPPPPCSMNLHSHEFHERTKALMQDYKVIFMHGKPRSKMRLVADAEQLWKQALEEWEMLLQDGVWNSIRPFVRRAGEQALRLAGVLQWFTAPQEMIERTSMEAAIDIVQWHLVQARAGFGKLPQEALQQELARTLYDYLMRRAVKYNATATPRNTLIRSAPLSLRKADQLDMALDQLELEGKVGFYPMNTRKNVVLTAASIAAMNPKNTTIANNLSGKF from the coding sequence ATGAGTGTTTTGAAAGAAGGTCAGCTGCTTTATCCGACGGAATCCTTGCCGCCGATGATGCGCGATTTCGTCTACTGCGTGATGCATGCGACCCAGGCCAACGATGCCTTGGTCGGCCCTGTGGCCGTGAGTGTGGCCTCGGCGGCAGTGCAAGGCGTGGCAGATGTCCTGACCCCGTTCGGCACTGACATGCCCACCAGTCTGTTCACCGGCGTCGTCGCTTTGTCTGGTGATCGCAAGTCCACGGTGCTGAAACTGGCCTGTCGTGGCATGGAGGAGTTCGAGCGGGGCATGGAGGGCTATCCTGATCCGGAGATGAGCTTTCGTGACTGGGGCGCGCACCCCTTTTTGCTGGAGGAGGCAACGGAAAAAGGCGTGGTCGATGTTTACGCCAAGGGGGCCAAGTCCTTGTTCTATGCCTTGGATGAAGGGAGCATATTGACCCGCAACCTGGTCGTGCCTTCACTGTGCAAACGTTACGATGGTGCAGACATTCGCGATCTCAACCGTACCCGTGGATTCACCTATGTGGCTGATACACGTGGTGCGCTTTGCATGCTGGTCCAGGACTTGACCTTCAGTCGCATGATGAAAGGTGACAAAGGCGCTTATTTGATCGAGTCGGGGCTTTTGCCGCGCATGCTTATGTCGTTTGCTTCAATGCCTTTGTCGGTTCCTCCACCGCCGTGCAGCATGAATCTCCATAGCCACGAATTTCATGAGCGCACCAAAGCGCTGATGCAGGACTACAAGGTGATCTTCATGCATGGCAAGCCCCGCAGCAAGATGCGGCTTGTCGCTGATGCTGAACAATTGTGGAAACAGGCTCTTGAGGAATGGGAAATGCTGCTGCAGGATGGGGTATGGAACAGCATTCGTCCGTTTGTACGCAGAGCCGGGGAGCAGGCACTGCGTTTGGCTGGTGTGTTGCAGTGGTTTACAGCCCCGCAGGAGATGATCGAACGTACGTCGATGGAGGCTGCGATTGACATCGTCCAATGGCATCTGGTGCAAGCCCGGGCGGGCTTCGGAAAGCTTCCTCAGGAGGCGTTGCAGCAAGAATTGGCACGGACGCTCTATGACTATCTGATGCGCCGTGCAGTCAAGTACAACGCCACTGCGACGCCTCGCAACACGTTAATCCGTAGTGCACCGCTGAGTCTGCGTAAAGCCGATCAACTTGACATGGCGCTTGACCAACTGGAGCTTGAAGGCAAGGTTGGTTTTTATCCGATGAACACGCGCAAGAATGTAGTTTTGACGGCCGCATCAATCGCAGCTATGAATCCAAAAAACACAACAATTGCCAATAATTTATCGGGTAAATTTTAA